A window of Candidatus Buchananbacteria bacterium CG10_big_fil_rev_8_21_14_0_10_42_9 contains these coding sequences:
- a CDS encoding tRNA-binding protein: MKKISYSDFEKVDIRIGKIIAVDDFPEARKPAYKLSIDFGEEIGVKKSSAQITTHYTKEDLLNKQVIAVVNFEPKQIGPFISEVLTLGLPDENGEVVLLQPTHDVLIGGKMF, encoded by the coding sequence ATGAAAAAGATATCATATTCGGACTTTGAAAAAGTTGATATTCGGATCGGCAAAATTATTGCCGTAGATGATTTTCCGGAGGCACGTAAGCCGGCGTATAAATTAAGCATTGATTTTGGAGAGGAGATAGGGGTTAAAAAATCTTCAGCTCAAATCACAACTCACTATACCAAAGAAGATCTTTTAAATAAGCAAGTTATTGCGGTTGTAAATTTTGAGCCCAAGCAAATTGGCCCATTTATCTCAGAAGTTTTAACTTTGGGTTTGCCTGACGAAAACGGGGAGGTCGTACTATTGCAGCCAACCCATGATGTTCTCATAGGCGGAAAAATGTTTTAA